The genomic DNA AGCGATTCGAAACAATTTACCAGACCTAGTGACAGAGGAAAATATTGTTATGTCCAATGGTCGGGAAGTGGTGAAAATACCGATTCGCTCACTGGATGAATACAAAATTCGTTATAATTATGATAAAAACAAACATGTAGGCCAAGGAGATGGAGAAAGCAAAGTTGGTGATGTCGTAGCTAGAGATGGATCCGCAAATCAAAAGGGACCTGGAAAAGGGCAAGGAGCAGGAGATCAGGCAGGAGAAGACTATTTTGAAGCAGAAGTGTCTTTAATGGACATTGAGGAAGCTCTATTTAAGGAGTTGGAGCTGCCAAATTTAAAAAAGAAGGAAAAATCCGAGAACGTTGTAGAGGACATTGAATTTAATGATATCCGTAAAACAGGTTTGATGGGGAACATTGATAAGAAAAGAACAATGATGACCGCTTACAAGAGAAATGCAATGACAGGCAAGGCCAGCTTTCATCCTATTTATAGAGAAGATTTAAAATTTAAGACCTGGAATGAAATTATTAAGCCAGATTCTAAGGCTGTTGTGTTAGCAATGATGGATACAAGTGGATCAATGGGTCTTTGGGAAAAATATATGGCTCGAAGCTTTTTCTTCTGGATGACAAGGTTTTTACGAACCAAGTACGAAACAGTAGATATTGAGTTTATTGCCCATCATACAGAGGCAAAGGTGGTTTCCGAGGAGGATTTCTTTTCTAAAGGAGAAAGCGGAGGAACCATTTGTTCATCAGCATACCGTAAATCACTCGAACTTATTGAAACAAAATACGATCCTGCAAAATATAATATCTACCCATTCCATTTTTCAGATGGTGATAATTTAACTTCTGACAATGCACGTTGTGTGAAGTTGGTAGAAGAATTAATGAAAGTGTCGAATATGTTTGGATACGGAGAAGTAAATCAATACAACCGCCACTCGACCCTAATGTCCGCGTATAAAAACATCAAACATGAAGACTTCAGATACTATATCCTCAAACAGAAATCAGACGTGTTCCATGCGATGAAAAGCTTCTTCAAGAAAGAAGAAAATAAACAATTTGCTTAAAACCAGCCATGTGGCTGGTTTTTTATTGAGGCTCTTTTCTAAAACATTGTGCTACATACCCTTTTAAGGAAATTAATATTTCAACAACCAATCTGAACATTTTCATCGAGAGCTAAAAAAACGGTAATGATTTATTTATTTATGTTGACCGAGACAGCGAAGGAAAAGGCTCAAACGAACGCTATAGAAAGAAAAGCTTTGATTGGTATAAAAAAGTCATTGCCAGCAATGGCGAAGATTTAGAGTAGAAAAAGAAGGAAAGCTCTCTAGCAGGAGCTTTCCTTTTGACATTATTTCACTAAACCTAATGATTTCAAACCATTAAAAATACCTGAATCATCAACACCAGTTGTAACATGCTTCGCGTATGAAAAAAGCTCCGGATTTCCACTTCCCATAGCAAAACCTTCACCTACATTCGAGAGCATTTCTTTATCATTCATCCCATCTCCAAATGCAATGGCCTGTTCAGTTTGAAAGCCTAGATGTTCAATCACAGCTTTGACCGCTACTCCTTTATTTACATGGTCACGGATAACATCGTAACAAGTGGTGAAACCTGGAACATTCACCTTTGCATAGTGTATACCTTCAATTGATTGATAAGGTATATCGCCCTCTTCGTCGGAGGTAATGATGGTTATTCCGAGTACGTCCTTTTGAATGGATTGATGATATTGGTCGTTCTTTCTCAGATGAAAGGCTTTTTGAAAATCTTTAACTCTCTTGGTTTCTTGATCAAGGAAATAGTTCTTATTATGAGTGTAAATAACCAGATCATGTTTGTGTGTTTCTGCAATATGTAAAAAGGAATTCACATCCTCTATTTGCATATTTTCTTTAAAGATTTCTCTGCCTTTATAAATAGCATAGGCACCATTATAGGCTATATATGAATGAATGTTTAATTCTTCCCCGAGATCCGTTATTTCATGAAGTGGCCTTCCCGTGGCAAGTATTACTTCAATGTCTTGATCTTTCAACTGCCTGATTGCTTTCTTAGTTGTATCCTCAATGGAGTCATCTGGTCGTAAAATGGTTCCGTCAATGTCTAGAAAAACAACTCTGTATTTAGTCATTTAGTAAGCTCCTTATGATTAGACTTCTTCATGTTTTTGAGTATCTTACATTATAGCAAAGTACCGTGGCAAAGGGGGAAATGAACGAAATAATTCATCTTTTTCGACAAAAAACATCAAAAACCAACAGAAATCTCCGATATAAATAGTAAGTCTTGTTTGACTTTTAGGAGGAACAGCATATGCCTTATCACATAATTCTCGATGGAGTAATGGTAGTAGCGTACTTTTTTATTGCAGCCCAATTAAGTAAAAACAATCTTACACTGAATTCTTCCATTCCTTATAAAATGCTTGCAGGTGGATTGGCAGGTGCATTTTCTTTACTTCTATGGATGTTTGTGCCTGGAGTGCAGGAAGTGGATTTATCTTTATATCATCTACCTTTTCTCATCATTGTATTATTCGGTGGTGGTGGATCTCTAATCGGTGCGATGACCATTTTTTTGGGGGGCTTGTCTATAAACTTAGGATGGGCAATTATCACTGAGCCCTCAGTATATTTTTTAATGGGGTGCTGTTTTTTTCTTCCTATTCTTAATAGAAAGATTAATAATATATGGAACAGATGGATGTTCTCTATTACTTTAGTGACCGTTTTAAGCTACTTCTTCGATTATTCTAGATATGCGGAGCAGGATTCAACACCCTTTTGGGTTTTTGCTGTGCTAAGTATAGTAACAGGTTCATTTACCATTTACTTAATCTTACATGTGCATCGATCAAGAAATGCATTTACTGAGCTTGAACGGAAGAATCAAATTCTTTCCGAACAGCATGAAGAAATTCTTCTGAGACAGAGTGAGCTGTCACTAACCAAACAAAAATTTCAAACAGTAGTAGAAAGTGTAAAAGAGGTAATTTTCCAAACGAATCGAGAGGGAAAGATTGTTTTTCTTAATGCTGCCTGGGAGGAGTTAACCTTTTTTAAGGTGGAGGATAGTTTAAACAAACACTATTTTTATTATGTAGTACCAGAGGAAAGAACAAATAACATCAGAAAAATTAGTAAGTTAATTGCTGAGAAACAAGCCCGGACACGGATGGAAATTAAATTTTACAACAAAAAACATGAAGTACTTTGGATGGAGTTAAATATTTCATTTTCCTACGACAGTGATGGGAACTTGTTAGGTACCTTTGGAACAATGACAGATATTACAGAACGGCATAAGTCCGAACAAATACTTAGCAAAACTCTAAAAGAGTTAGAAGATATTAAATTTGCAATGGATGAATCTGTTGTTGTCATGGTTACTGACC from Robertmurraya sp. FSL R5-0851 includes the following:
- the yhbH gene encoding sporulation protein YhbH, whose translation is MADVNNHQFVISQEDWSLHRKGYDDQQRHQEKVQEAIRNNLPDLVTEENIVMSNGREVVKIPIRSLDEYKIRYNYDKNKHVGQGDGESKVGDVVARDGSANQKGPGKGQGAGDQAGEDYFEAEVSLMDIEEALFKELELPNLKKKEKSENVVEDIEFNDIRKTGLMGNIDKKRTMMTAYKRNAMTGKASFHPIYREDLKFKTWNEIIKPDSKAVVLAMMDTSGSMGLWEKYMARSFFFWMTRFLRTKYETVDIEFIAHHTEAKVVSEEDFFSKGESGGTICSSAYRKSLELIETKYDPAKYNIYPFHFSDGDNLTSDNARCVKLVEELMKVSNMFGYGEVNQYNRHSTLMSAYKNIKHEDFRYYILKQKSDVFHAMKSFFKKEENKQFA
- a CDS encoding Cof-type HAD-IIB family hydrolase, translated to MTKYRVVFLDIDGTILRPDDSIEDTTKKAIRQLKDQDIEVILATGRPLHEITDLGEELNIHSYIAYNGAYAIYKGREIFKENMQIEDVNSFLHIAETHKHDLVIYTHNKNYFLDQETKRVKDFQKAFHLRKNDQYHQSIQKDVLGITIITSDEEGDIPYQSIEGIHYAKVNVPGFTTCYDVIRDHVNKGVAVKAVIEHLGFQTEQAIAFGDGMNDKEMLSNVGEGFAMGSGNPELFSYAKHVTTGVDDSGIFNGLKSLGLVK